CGGTATTGAGGACCGGCCCAATGGCGATAAGGCCCACTAATACATATAAACATAAATATGGCGCGTTTACTAGTCGTAATGAAAGTGAAGGAGGAATAACGAGGAATCAAATTTAGCGAGATTAACCTTAAAAGTTCAGGTTGTCAcagacatgaactcacaatcttGCTTTCTTCGTATCCCAATGTAACTCAAATCTGCTACTCGtgtgcacgactacctacaacgtactatggtttattagacgagcgggtcgtgccttgactttagtcttaattagtgtctttgagttacgtttcatagTGTCTTTAATATCATTCCaggttatataattatttgttaaaataataaatattttaacgtaaattatatatatttaattttggaatattagttaaaataatacaTTTTAACTTGACACCTTTATATATTTGTACATGTAAGGGTGTTCAACATCGGATAATTCactattcggatatccgaaattttcggatagtgaatattgatatccgaatctgaatccgaaatttcggaaatccgaatttcggatatccgaaatttcggatttggattcggatatccaaacggatatctgaatttaaaagaaaaaatcTGTTTCAAGCATATGATTAAATCTAAACCTATATTCAACACAACTAAGGCTAAAGGATGTGGGGAGCATGATTGGGTCATTAATTGCCATGTAGGATCATTAATAAATTGCTACATCATCCCCCTGCTTCATCcaccatggttggcatggattaaaccatggcaaccatgagcctcctttccttttttaatatttctttttccttttttacaaataaattaaaataaaagaatagtggtttgggtcatgaccatacccatagggtagtggttttgaatgatgAATTAAAAACAAGTGACATGGCGCTGATGTGGAGAATCATGGAGTCCATAaggatcatgaccacaccctatagcctaagttTTCTAacatcaaaaaataataaaacattcaAACTTAAGTAATTCAAAGTTTAAAACAACCACAAATATTCAAAACAAATCAAAGTGTCAAACAACCACAaacatttaaaccaaaccaagtTGAAGATAAATCTAAAAGTAGTTCGTGAATAATTaaacattaaaaacaaaaaatccAGTCATAAGGATTAAGCACTTGTAAATATCCATTATCCATTATCTATCATCCCTTGTTAACCTACAATTCTGCAATTGCATGATAACATAATATTATATAGTTACACATACAATATATCAATAATACACAtatataagttaaaatatttaaaacCCAACCATATTAGTATCCTGCCATAACCAATCTTCATGAAAAATGCTTCCATGGCCACTTCTACCTGTGATTCAGTAACATACATTACAAATTAAAATCTTAGATAAATTATTGTATATCAACTATAATTTAATGGAGATAAAATACCTTAAACCGACTCGATTGCTTCATCAACTGTTTCAGCAATGATGATGGTGGGTTGTTCTAACCATCTCCTTTCGTCAATAATATAAtcaaaacaatcttttgttacaGTTGCAAGTGAAGGTACAATAAAATGAGGATTAATAGTCTTACAAAATTTCTGAAACCCGCCCGCTCGTCAAAAGAAAAGGGAAACTTATCAACAATCAACATTTTTACTAACGCTTTCCTAATCCGTTCTTGATTAAATTCCTCATTCTCCGAAACTAGCTCACATTTTGAGTTGTTTTCATATGGAATACCCATTGGAACAACTAACCCTACAATAACAGGTTTTACAATATGCTATTAATTTATGTAGAAAATCCAAAACAACAAAATGGCAAGCTAATAAAAAGCTTTAACATATAAATGCACCTGATTTTATATGCTAATGAAAGCTCAAAAACTAGATCTATACTGATGAATAATGATTAACAATTAACAAAGCTACTAGCCTTTACTTTTCTTATTAGAAACTACCTTataaacacaataatcaaatctAAAAATAAGAAATTACCTTATGTAGCAGAAATTCTAAGACTCCTGAGGAAGATGCGAACTGAAAAACCAAAGAAGAGTCAAGTATCTACAATTAATGAGATGTACAAGTTAGATATTCATCTCAAAGTCTCAAACAATCAAACTTACAATCGGATTTTTACTTTTATCGTGGTCTCAAACCAGCAAATACAATCAATTAGAAGTATAGAACAACGTATGCTTTCTTGACCGGTCACGCAACTCAAACCGGCCGACGATTGAAGACGAGGGAGAGCGGGGATGGACGACGGAGAGTGCCAGAGGGGGCGACGGCGCTTTGATTGGGAGAAACCCTAGCTTTTCAAAATGTGAATGTTACTGAAGAATGAATGCGCGTGTGTAGTGTGAACTGTGATATATGTTTTTTAGGTTAAATGGCTAAAGGatgtaatatattaatatatatctatttttttattttataagatTTCGGATTTGGATTATCCGATTATctgaaaattttcaaaattgaCATCCGAATCCGAACtttcggattatccgattttcggatatccgaactttcggattatccgattttcggatatccgaattttcggatatttcggatacgggttttcggatatttcggattcggtttcggattcggatttttttgaacacccctatgtACATGTATAACTTCCCAAGTATGGGTGTATTTATATTCGTATTCTaaaacttgtatatttttgccaagtatcggtggcgtattccggtgtacttatacgtacgagaatacgtattcttATTATGTTTATTAAGtatcttatacttaattttttttgtatttatttttccGGAATAATGTTCTAATAAAAATCTATCaatatatattctcaaaatatatattttaagaaatattacatagaaaaattatttataatttttcccttggcaaaaataatgtattttcaGTTAATCCTCAAAAATAATACATATTCAagtttaacttagaaaatatatatataaatctattTTTCACCTAAAAATAATGTATTCTatatttatttaagaaaatatattttctccaaaaataatatattttctaacaATTTCAGAAAAACATATATCTTTTTattcacccaaaaataatatattttcttcttgtcaaagATATGATATAATTTTGTAATAactgtaaaaatcatatttttgtccTCTTGGTGTCGAAATACCATTTATCAAAATACACTTATGAATTaaattccggaatatttttgtaaattatatttcttgttcggtttctccaatattttgggtctaaattatgtatttatttcttggaattttggtaatatttggattgtaatttcttggtattttggtgagttatattacttcaaatcctaaaataatataactaatacacataatatagaaataatcacacacatggtgacatctaaatatatattttcctaaatacatatttagtcacttttattaccaaaaaccaacctccaatatttataactTTTGCAACAAACTGTATCATCAACATTCTCACAACGTGaacccaagttttatttaaataacaatggTCTTAATTTATTAGTTCAAAAAATATTATTGAAATGTTTAGATTAGGCATTTAGCAATTAGCCAATTAGATAAACATAAACTTATagctacaaaataatatttaaattgattagataagtataaattatcggtaattattaaattatataactttaaaatttaaatatatgGACCTGAGTTACATCTTGAAAGGATGGTTGTTTTTGGATTAATTTATTACTATGATAAATGTAGTTATTATTCTTCttgtattttaaatatattaaataaataaattatttgttAAGCAAGAAAATCGTTCCCTCCACCATTGTTATGAAAATGCTCGATATTTGTTTCaattattaagatataatttctaacttagcaattaatataaataaataataagataatatATGGAAGTTTATCCGTAATTTCTTAAATGTTTGAAacaaatattaaatttaataatttaaattaaataataattatctacaactAAGTAATAGTAAATGGTCTAGAATAATAAtatagtaattaatataaataaataataagataatatATGGAACCTTATCCCTAATTTCTTAAATGTTtgaaacatatattaaatttaataatttaaattaaataataattatctacaattatgTAATAGTAAATGGTTTAGAATAATAACAAATGTccttttattggtttcttttattaggGTGTCCGGAGTGGTGCGGCAAAGGGGAGTGGCAAAGTGTTTTGCCGCGCGGCAACACCACCGCCGACACCCTTTGCTGTTCGGTTTCATTGTCAAATCGGTGTAGGCTTGCTGAAGGCTTGCCGAAGTGGTGAAGGGAGGGTATAAGAGAGAGAGGgtagtgtggggtggggtccattccaatctcaaccaatcacatctttttccttttttttcaaatagtttaccacttcaccaagtgtctaaccattgccaacacttttgagcataATTTACCACTTTGACATGACACACTCTCATTAGTTAATTTTTTAGTTTGTCACTCtcaagtgtctaaccactcctTATGCTCCAATACGTTTTACATATATTGCTTGATTTCCAAggaaataaaataatatttataatatcgTACTTAATGGTTTAGAATATTATGATTAGCAGTAGGTATAGAATTtaatgaaaaataataaaaaccttGCCATATacatttttcaaatttcaaatcgGTGGATATTATGCaccattttcattttttttgaaTGTGAGTGTGTTGTTGTAAAGTTATGTATTTAATAacttaaattaaataataattatttacaaTTAAATAATAGTAGATGGTTTAGAATAATGACAAATGTccttttattggtttcttttattaaatagtactagcggtaaaacacgtgtgcaaacacgggacgtttcttagaaaaccatgcataatatatattgacagaacatatagatatgtgtatagatattttaccaaaacgtgttatttattatagctaaaagacaactatataagtaaatataaaagattttaacaaacttaataaaagatgtctagCAAACTTAAAGTTTAGATTATGCAAACACGAGTGGttttttagaaaaccatgcataacaaatATACACTACAAGAAATCAGAGATTTAGTCGCCCCTATTGATATAGAAAATCGCCTCTAGAGGTATTAGGGGCGACATGTCGCTGCTAAAATGTCGACCCTAATGCCTCGTCTGACCTTTGGGGACGACATTGTTGTCGATAATGGTGTTGAATCTTTAGGGGCGACAATTGTCGACCCTAAAAGTTCATTGATGACATCAGCATATGACCTCACGCTTATACATTTAGGGACGACTTTTGTTGCCTCTAAAAGTCCATTCCTGGAAAAactagattttttttgttttctattTTTTTGCCGTTTTTTCAAATACCAAAACCTGCTGATCTTTTCGAGACATACCCAGCAACTCTAACCCAAACATAAAaccaatatcaaataaaaaataaGCCATAATAACATCACGTTTCACGTTTCTTTGTCTAGTTAAGTTATAAGtctaaaataaaacataataaacATCAAGTTTCTTTTTTTCATCAatcaatcttgatcctcatcCATGTTGTCTTCATTGCCATTCTTTGAAGCCTTCTTAGAGTTCATGAATTTTGAGAGGCGTTCTAAAAAACTTTCGTTTTCAAACAAACCATCAAGGAAATCCTACAAAATAAGATATAGATTATAAGttcaaacaaactacatatttcCAAGCACAACATTAACCAAATGGGTCATTAAACCCGAGCCCACTATAACATACTTAAGACATCCAACTTTTAACCAAATCGGTACTAAATAGATGATATTAAACATTAAACTTGTGTTTGTATTTGCTGGATCTTTGTTAGATAACCTCAAATAGGTATCCACCTCTTTCGACTTCAAAAAACTTGTAAAAAATCTTTTCTTTGCAATGCATACAAAATTCCTAATAATATTAAAACCAAAGCAACAATTCATCCTACATCTAAATTAACCTGAAACATAATCAAACAAGAATTCAAACTAAGCAGATAAAACCCTAATTAACATTATCAAAAGCATGAAACAAAGATCCAGCAAATACAAACACAAAAACCCAAATTTTACCAAATCAGATCCACTAGTTAATCACTAGCAGTATAAACAACCAAATGTACAAAGAATAAAAGCATAAAACAGAGATCTAACAGGCATATTAAGAAGATATGACACCTAGGGTTATGAAAGGGACGACTGTAACACACTTAAGACATCCAACATTTAACATATTAAGGTTGATCCAACTTTACCTCTGTAAGTGCAGTGCTGGAGGTGTTTGCTCCTTCTCATGAGGACCAACGCAACTCGGTGGTGCGAATCTAGATAGTGAAGGTTTACGCCCCATACCTATATAATGCCCGCGCCGAGCACCAAACACCTTTTCAAATACTTGAACTTCATTCACTTGTGATGAACTACCTTCTCCAAATTCGTCTTCTATGTTGGGTTCACTTTGGGACTCAAACTCTGCTTGTAATTCTTCCTGTGTTTTACAACGGCGATagattaatataaatatatataaaaattatattttaaataaGATACTTACGTATTTTTGCTCCTCTAGCTCGCTAGCAAACCTTCCATCTTTAAGAGTATGACAATTTTTAAACGCTTCGAGTCTGGTCTTATCCTATTTAACATTAAAAATTAGACTACTTTAAACAAACACTTATACGTAAAAAtagtgaatatatatatatatacatatatatatatatatatatatatatatatatatatatatatatatatatataaagcatTACTTTTTTGAAACAAAAACTACTATATGTCGACGATCCCCCACGGTTTGTGTAAAGTTGCTTTTGACGATTTGATTTGTTGGCACATGACCGGTCCTTATGTTCTTTGGTCAAGAAATAGTCTACGGTTTTATTCCAATTCTCTTCAC
This is a stretch of genomic DNA from Helianthus annuus cultivar XRQ/B chromosome 16, HanXRQr2.0-SUNRISE, whole genome shotgun sequence. It encodes these proteins:
- the LOC110916742 gene encoding uncharacterized protein LOC110916742 translates to MDGLNAVYMKRYRSRKAKAKEEFLANGGETDVARARANIPKGMSEENWNKTVDYFLTKEHKDRSCANKSNRQKQLYTNRGGSSTYSSFCFKKDKTRLEAFKNCHTLKDGRFASELEEQKYVSILFKI